In Cryptomeria japonica chromosome 5, Sugi_1.0, whole genome shotgun sequence, the genomic window CCTTATTGATAACATTGCCAAGGGAACCCTTACCCAAGGCCTCATTATATATGTCAAGAAGATCAGAGCAAATCCAGTTAAGGTTGGCTTTGTAGAACTCAACTAGGAGCCCATCAGGCCCCGGAGCTTTGTCATTGTGGAGGGAGTTGATGGCTTTCTGAATTTCATCAATTCTGAATTTTTGTTTAAGGAGGCAAGATTCCCCCTCAGAGATCCTAGAGGGAATGATGGATTTGCATTTAAGTCTAAGGGCCTTGGCAGTCTCGGAGTCTTCAAAGGTGAAAATTTTTTGGTAGAAGAGGGGAAAGGCTTCTTTAATGTTGTCCAAATCAACAATTTCTTGATTATCAACAATAAGTCTATCAATCTTTTCTCAGTTTTGCTTATGTTTAAGCAGATTAAAGAAAAACTTGGATCCTTTATCGCCAAATTGGAGCCAATGACTACGGGCTCTAATCATGGCCCTCTTGATCTTAACTTGCTGACgtaatctaagggcatccctagttTTCGCCACTTGGTTGGCAAGGTCAGAGCAGGAAGGAGTCAACTGAATTTCATTTTCAAGGTGAAGCAGATTAAGATTAAGAGTCTTTTCCACAAATCTGGAGTCTTTAGCCCTTTTTTGACCAATAGTTTGCAGGAGTTTTTGACCAATAGTTTGCAGGAGTTTTTGATCAATATGCGAAGCTAAGTTCTTATTATCCTTATTTAGGAGTCTGATGAGGTTAATGGCAGCAAGAGCATCAAGATCTTTCAGTAAATTAGTGTTAAGAATGAACTTCTTAGGCCCCACCACATTAGCAGGTAAGGAGTTAGCAAGTTTGATGTGAGCAGTAATAGGGTGGTGATGTGAGAGAGTAAAAGGCCAAACAACAACAGAATTGCCATGGTTACTATGGATAAATGAAAAAACATCTTTATTGGCATAAAAATGGTCAAGTCTACAATAAATTCTATTACAACCTTTTTGGAAATTGCACCAAGTGTTCCAGAGACCCCTTGTATTAGCCTTATTACCAAAAAGAGGATCAAACAGATTTTTCTTAAATTTCATTCTATCCCAATGGGATTTTTCAAAGCCTTTCCATTCAAAAGCATTACCCCCCATTTTATCATCACAATTCTCAAtcatattaaagtctcctccaaggaTCCAAGGAATATTAGGTAAGGATGCAATCCAATCCCAAAGGGCACTTCTTTCCTTATAGTCATTGGATGCATAGATAGAGCACACCCCAATGAGGGTGTTGTCAACATTAATAGAGGCCCAAACAGCCCTATTACAGGGGGAGCAACCCTTGTTAGTAATATGGTTTGACCATCTGGGGTTAATGAGCAATCCAACACCACCTTTACCCCCAAGGTGCTTGGAGTAAATTTTGATGGAGTCTTTCCATATGAAATTAAGGTTAATATCCAAGGTAAAATTAATAGTTTTAAGCTCTTGAAGCATCAGAAAGTCCAAATCTTTATTAGAGTCCAAGAAACGTTTAACAATTTGCTTTTTGTCTAGGGCTTCTAGCcctctaacattccatgagatgtacttCATGGTAAATAAGGAGGGGGGGGAATTACGAGCACTTAGTAGCATGAAGGCTGCTATCATAGGCAGGGAAACCCTTGCCCTTCTTCTTTTTGTCAGAGGGGGCCTTGTTTTTTGAGCCCACGGGGCATCCTCTTCTATTGGGTTTGGAACAGCCCTCAATTTGACCATCATGGTCTTCACCAGAATCATCATCTCCTTGAGAGACATTTTCAAAAGGAGGTTCTGTATAGGTAGTAGGCTGGACCGGGGTATCATTCACTGCCATCCAAGGCAATTGTGTGGAGGACAGGTTAGAGGGAAAAAAGACAGAATTTCTATCAACCCTCGTATCAGTAGTGATGACCTGAATCACATCATCAACATCAAGTTCTTTGAAGACTTTCGGAGGAAAAATCACACTAGATTCACTAGTAATACCGATACAAGGGGTGGGATCGACAAAGCCGAGGTTATCAGAGATGGGATTAGCCCTCGGGGAAGTCACAGAGCCATCACCCTTATGGAACTTACTAGTGCACTTGTCAGGGGTTTCAAGATTTTTAATGATACTCTTAACTTTTGAAAAACTAGCATCAACTGCAGTTGGGGTGAGACTGACATTATTCTGAGCAGGGTTAACACCGCCATTATCAGATCTAATCTTATCAATAGATAATTGTTGCGCATTCTTCCTTCTATGCTTCTTAGACTTGTTTGTAACCATTTGAAAACTATCTTGTTGTTCCACACCTAGTTGTTCTATGTTATCTGTAATAGGGGAGCAGGGGGGGAGCCGTATTGGTTTGAGAGTTTTTAGGGCACGTATCTGATATGGGTAGGTCAGGAATAGTTATAGGGGTGTTGCTCATGACAGGCTGGACCACAGGGGAGGATGGAGCCATAGGGTTAGGGGGGGACCACTGTTATCCATATGGGTTCTTCGCGAGTTCAAACTTGAGGATTTCTTATTAAGAATAGGGCAATTTTTATGGACATGGCCATCTTTTTTACAGAGGAAACACGTGTTTAAACCCCCTAAAATCTCCAAAGGGCAAGAGAAGATTTCTCCCTCAATATTGAGATTGAGAAAATTAGGAAGATCAATCCCAGGTTTAATGGAGATGAGCACTCTAGCATCGAGATGGGGCACAAGCTGTGGAGAGTCATCCATACGGATGAATTTACCAATGGGTTCCAAAATTTGAGGGATAAATTTccacaaaaatggaggaatgttCTTGATAATTACCCACCTAGGGCATGACAGAGCCAAGGTTTCTTCAAAAATCACCTCAAGAGACCAACCTAGGGCACGAAACGAAGTTTTACTAACATTCGAATATAATTTCTTAAGAACCTCTAACTGCATTTCATgcgtattaaaaaaaataatgaacatTCCTTTCTGAATTTGCCTACAAAAGGAGATTcgaaatcctaattttaaattccagtagttatgaaaccaatcatccatAAATTTCTGAGGAGGGCATTTATCAGCATCCACACAGGCAAAAAAAATTGCAGTCTCTTTCAACCTGTTTTTTTCAATAGCAATTTCATTGGCCATAGAATCATTAGGTAAAATGGAGATAGTGTTGGAGTCGAGGCCAAGGTCCATACCACTTGCACTCACTCCACCATCTCCACCGATAGTAATGAATCTGGCATCCTGGTCAATTGGCGACGAAACCCTACCCACAGCTTCACTGAAGGTTTTTTTGGGTTGCAGAGGGGGTTGGGAGGAGGTAGGCGAAGGATGAGACTGAGGGTCTCCATCAGTTTCCACCTCCATTAGGGCAGACAAAGATTCACATGCAAAAGAAGCAATTAAAATGGAGGACGTAGAGTAAAGAAGAGCATTAAATAAAGAGTATAAGAGAGAATTGTTTGCAAACCGCATGGAGGAGGGAGTCCTCCTCCAAAACCACCAAATGTTCACGCATCTCAATCCAGATTTGGTGATCTGCTTACAACAGTCCTCTATTGGATTTCGGCTTCACGCAATTTACACATTCACCGTTCAGGCCAGGTTTTCGCCCTTCATGTAGAGCAGAGAGATTAATCCATTGTCGCCCTTTACGCAGAGCCTCTTTGTCCAGTTCGTACTTTTGCCGCAGAGAAAAGCAGACATATTCACGCAGAGAAGAGCATCCTTATTTATTTCTCTTCTCGAGCTATGTATGTAGACATATTCATGCAGAGCAGAGCAGAGCAGACATATTT contains:
- the LOC131876187 gene encoding uncharacterized protein LOC131876187; the protein is MKYISWNVRGLEALDKKQIVKRFLDSNKDLDFLMLQELKTINFTLDINLNFIWKDSIKIYSKHLGGKGGVGLLINPRWSNHITNKGCSPCNRAVWASINVDNTLIGVCSIYASNDYKERSALWDWIASLPNIPWILGGDFNMIENCDDKMGGNAFEWKGFEKSHWDRMKFKKNLFDPLFGNKANTRGLWNTWCNFQKGCNRIYCRLDHFYANKDVFSFIHSNHGNSVVVWPFTLSHHHPITAHIKLANSLPANVVGPKKFILNTNLLKDLDALAAINLIRLLNKDNKNLASHIDQKLLQTIGQKLLQTIGQKRAKDSRFVEKTLNLNLLHLENEIQLTPSCSDLANQVAKTRDALRLRQQVKIKRAMIRARSHWLQFGDKGSKIDEIQKAINSLHNDKAPGPDGLLVEFYKANLNWICSDLLDIYNEALGKGSLGNVINKGTIKFIPKDGDKALVKNWRPITLLNVSYKILAKMLAVRLEKILPKFICPTQTDFIKGRYILENLITSWEAMEWSKVSDQDTTMFLLDFEKAYDRVEWDFIIMMLEAFGFPSEFYTYVKVLLQDASTQIDVNGSLSSSIMLSRSIRQGCPLAPALFVIASDALFYLFRDNSLSPKILEIQKAIRHFLWSDGKGNTKLHAVNWKWCHTKKSLGGLGLKDLRIQGIALAAKWIFHSLKGQEPWKVLIRHNIERAVPKNAKSWKGLPLIDLVGGGFPVSVQGTCVFKSIWKAWEHVRRFLVASTMNAERHKLLRFLKDGHATMFINEMKDGYDWRRNEDNLSSFEEALKKLNNEIKDNRKPSFAQVEMLTQIQSQKTIVWMEGPKGWVAWVEPHDDTLS